A single region of the Candidatus Poribacteria bacterium genome encodes:
- a CDS encoding sigma-54-dependent Fis family transcriptional regulator, which produces MSRNTLRGDYSEIIGDSPQIFEVLKQIEHFAATSMKVLISGETGTGKELVSRALHKNSGRSGEMVSVNCAAMPEGLLESMLFGHEKGAFTSAEAQRIGQFERADKGTLFLDEIGEMPLSLQPKLLRAIEDNKIERIGGERSISMDVRIVTATNRDLTQAVRDGTFREDLYYRLDVASISLPPLSERREDIEMLVAHFLEKHREIVKSKVLQVASSTLTLLKAYPWPGNVRELKNAIEIGASLARDEVLLPMHLRKNIRTYRKQYTDVSECISTPENEQIVGVPLGATLEEMEEAFIRETLAWLDENRTETAKVLGIGRRTLQRKLKKYNI; this is translated from the coding sequence GTGTCAAGAAATACATTACGTGGCGATTACAGTGAAATCATTGGCGATAGTCCTCAGATTTTTGAAGTCCTGAAACAAATTGAGCACTTCGCAGCGACATCGATGAAAGTCCTCATTTCTGGCGAAACCGGGACGGGTAAAGAGTTGGTCTCCCGTGCGCTTCATAAAAACAGCGGTAGATCGGGAGAGATGGTTTCTGTCAACTGTGCAGCGATGCCGGAGGGTTTATTGGAGAGTATGTTGTTTGGACATGAGAAAGGGGCATTTACGAGTGCCGAGGCACAGCGTATCGGTCAGTTTGAAAGGGCGGACAAGGGAACACTCTTCCTTGATGAAATCGGCGAGATGCCGCTTTCCCTGCAACCGAAGTTATTAAGAGCGATTGAGGATAACAAAATTGAGCGAATTGGCGGCGAAAGGTCAATTTCGATGGATGTCCGGATTGTAACGGCGACTAACAGAGATCTCACACAAGCCGTTAGAGATGGGACGTTTCGTGAAGACCTCTATTATCGGTTAGATGTTGCCTCTATCTCGCTACCTCCGTTGTCAGAACGACGGGAGGATATTGAGATGTTGGTAGCCCACTTTCTTGAAAAACATCGTGAGATCGTTAAATCGAAGGTTCTGCAAGTAGCATCCAGTACACTGACTCTCCTCAAAGCCTATCCCTGGCCTGGAAATGTCCGGGAATTGAAGAACGCCATTGAGATAGGGGCTTCTCTGGCGAGAGATGAAGTTCTTTTACCAATGCATCTACGAAAAAATATCCGGACCTACCGAAAGCAATATACAGATGTTTCCGAATGTATTTCTACGCCTGAAAACGAGCAAATCGTAGGTGTTCCGCTCGGGGCGACGCTTGAAGAGATGGAAGAAGCGTTCATCCGTGAAACGTTAGCATGGCTTGATGAGAATCGGACGGAAACTGCGAAAGTGTTAGGGATCGGCAGACGCACGTTGCAAAGGAAATTGAAAAAATATAATATTTAA